Part of the Microbaculum marinisediminis genome, GCGGTGCAGGCCGACCTGATCGAAAACATCAGTATTTTCGTCGGCCAGGCCGGCGGCGGCGAGCCGGCGGAGTCCGGCGACATGATCGGCGGACCATTCGACCGCTACGAGGTCAACGTGCTGGTCAGCGCGGAGGCCGGCGACGGCCGGGCGCCGGTGATCGAGGAGCTGCATCCCACCCTGCCCAACCTGACCGGCCGCATCGAGCACATCGCCCGGCAGGGCGTGCTGATCACCAATTTCCGGCTGATCAAGCCGGGCGCCCTGCACATGGCCAACGGCGGCTATCTGATGCTGGACGCGCGCAGCCTGCTGACCGAGGCGTTCAGCTACCAGGCGCTGAAGCGCGCGCTCAGGCAGAAGAAGATCGTCATCGAGGACGTGAGCCGGCTGGTCGGGATGAGCAGCACGATCTCGCTGGAGCCCGATCCGATCCCGCTCGACGTCAAGGTGGTGCTGTTCGGCGACCGCGTCCTCTACTACATGCTGTCGTCGATCGATCCGGAGATCGGCGAGCACTTCAAGGTGGTCGCCGACTTCGAGGACGACTTCGAACGCTCGCCGGAGAACGAGGCGATCCTCGCCCGCTTCGTCGCCTCGATCCTGGCCCGCGAAGAGCTGAAGGCGATGGACCGCGACGCCGTGGCGCTGGTGCTGGAGCACGCCTCGCGGCTGGCGGAGAACGCCGGCAAGCTGACGCTGATGGTCGACGAGATCCGCGACATTCTCGCCGAGGCCGACTATTGGGCCGGGGCGGAGACGCGCGAGACCGTCGCGCGCGCGGACGTGCGCAAGGCGCTGGACGAGCGCATCCGCCGGGCCGCGCGCCTGCGCGACCGCAGCCAGGAGATGATCCTGGACAAGGTGGCGCTGATCGACACCGACGGCGCGCGCGTCGGCCAGCTCAACGGCCTCAGCGTGCTGTCGCTCGGCGGCTTCGCCTTCGGGCGGCCGTCGCGGATCACCTGCCAGGTGACGCCGGGCAGCGGCAAGGTCGTCGACATCGAGCGCGAGGTCGAGCTCGGCGGGCCGATCCATTCCAAGGGCGTGCTGATCCTGGCGGGCTTCCTGTCGGGGCGCTTCGCCCTCGACATCCCGATGTCGCTGTCGGCCAGCCTCGTGTTCGAGCAGTCCTATGGCGGGGTGGAGGGCGATTCCGCCTCCTCGGCGGAGCTGTACACGCTGTTGTCGGCGATCGCGGAGATCCCGCTGCGGCAGGACCTGGCGGTGACCGGCTCGGTAAACCAGCACGGCGACGTGCAGGCGATCGGCGGGGCCAACGACAAGATCGAGGGCTTCTTCGACATCTGCAACGCGCGCGGACTGACCGGAAGCCAGGGCGTGCTGATCCCGGAGGCGAACGTGCGCCACCTGATGCTGCGCGACGACGTGGTCGAGGCCTGCAAGGCGGGCCGGTTCGCGGTCTATCCGATCGCCACCATCGACCAGGGCATCGCGCTGCTGACCGGCAGGCCGGCGGGCACCCGCGGCGCCGACGGGCGCTATCCCGACGGCAGCGTCTACCGGGCGGTCGAGGACCGCCTGCAGCGGTTCGCCGAAATCCGCCGCAGCTTCGGGCGCGGCGGCGAGGGCGGTTCGGAGGCGAAGTCATGACCGCGCGCATCGCCTACAAACGGGTGGTGATGGGGCTGCATCAGAGCACCCCGGACCGGACGACCGTGCGGCTTGCCGCGGAATTCGCGGGCCTGTTGCGTCTCGATCTCATGGGCCTGTTCATCGAGGACCCCGGCATGCTCGCGCCGGCGCAGCGGCCGGGCGCGCGTGAATTCCAGCTTCTGGGCCGACGCTGGCGGCCGCTCGAGCCCCAGAGCCTGACGCGCGACATCGAGCTGTGCGCGCTGTCGGCGCGGCGCATGCTGGACGAGACGGCGAAGACGCTCGGCGTGCCGAGCCGTTTCGAGGTGGTGCGGGCGGCGCTTCGCGAGGCGATGAAGGCGGTCTCACAGGCAAGCGACATCGTCATCATCGCCGAGCCGCACAACCCGGCCGAACGCGCCATCGCGCCGTTCCCGCAACTGGTGAAGGCGGCCTTCGAGTCGGCGGCCACCGTTCTGTATCTGCCGCGCCGCATCGCGCGGGCGCGCGGGCCGGTGGTGGCGATCGCGACATCCCCCGACGACCCGAGCCTTGCCACCGCCGAAACGATCGCCGCGGCGGCGCAGGAAAGCCTGATCGTGATCGAGGCCTTCAAGCGCGAGGCGGAGGCGGCGCCGGACAGCGCAGGCGCGGCCGGCATCCCGGTCGCGCGGCTGAGCGTGGCGCGGTCCGCACTCGGCGACATCCGCTCGCTGTCCTCGGCGATCGACGGTCTGCGCGAACGGATGATCGTGGTGACCCGCGGCGCCTTCGGCGAGGGCGACGGCGACAAGCCTGCCGCGCTGGCCGCGCTGCAATCGGTGCCGCTGCTTCTGGTCGAGCCGGCCGGTGCGCCGGCAAGCGAGCCCGCCAACGAACCCGCGAACGAACGCTTGGGGAGGCCGGAGACGGCGTAACCGCCTCCTGTCGCATCGCGTTAAGCCAAATACGGCCCGTCGAAACGCGGCGCTTCCCGCGTGCGCTGACGGTGCGTAAGATAGCGCGGATTCAACCCCTCGGGGCGGTTCGTCCCCTGACAGCGCACATTCGGAGACCTTGATGAAGGCCAGGCTCGCTTTGGCTGGTTTTGCCGTGGCTCTTGCCGCGATTTCGAGTGGTTCGTCTCATGCCCAGCAGGCGCCGGTCGTCGCGGCGGCCGGCGCCGCGACCGGCGACCGTCCGGGCTTCGGCGCGATGATCCCGGGCGCCCAGCCGGCGCGGCCCGACGACGCCGGCATCCTGGCCCAGGCCGTCGGCGACATGGACGGGGACGGCCGGGACGAGCTGGTGGTGGGGCTTGGCCACTATCCGCCGCAGACGAACCGCAGCGAGCGGATCGTGGTGCTCTCGCCCGACGCCAACGGCGTTCTGGTCGAGCGGACGACGGCGCTGGTCTCCAAGCCCCCATCCTTCACCCATCCGCGCGCGATCCAGATGAAGGATCTGAACCGGGACGGGCGC contains:
- a CDS encoding Lon protease family protein produces the protein MAENAPETGENATPLPIERLYRAADLSKLDFKTTADLEPVEGLIGQSRALDAITVGTGIVRQGFNLFAIGPAGALTRKAVEQVLKEAAEDRPAPTDWVYVNNFKEPQKPIAIALPAGRAAQFRDAMGELIEALKAAIPAVFQSEEYQTRRGSIDEAFQKQQSEAFAELQKKAAAQSIVIVRTPLGFTLMPAREGEVIPPNEFNALPEDERDKIQAVIETLEKDLEHIIHQIPQWEKERRDEIRRVNTETAQVAVEQPIAEAVQKVGDIERVAAHLDAVQADLIENISIFVGQAGGGEPAESGDMIGGPFDRYEVNVLVSAEAGDGRAPVIEELHPTLPNLTGRIEHIARQGVLITNFRLIKPGALHMANGGYLMLDARSLLTEAFSYQALKRALRQKKIVIEDVSRLVGMSSTISLEPDPIPLDVKVVLFGDRVLYYMLSSIDPEIGEHFKVVADFEDDFERSPENEAILARFVASILAREELKAMDRDAVALVLEHASRLAENAGKLTLMVDEIRDILAEADYWAGAETRETVARADVRKALDERIRRAARLRDRSQEMILDKVALIDTDGARVGQLNGLSVLSLGGFAFGRPSRITCQVTPGSGKVVDIEREVELGGPIHSKGVLILAGFLSGRFALDIPMSLSASLVFEQSYGGVEGDSASSAELYTLLSAIAEIPLRQDLAVTGSVNQHGDVQAIGGANDKIEGFFDICNARGLTGSQGVLIPEANVRHLMLRDDVVEACKAGRFAVYPIATIDQGIALLTGRPAGTRGADGRYPDGSVYRAVEDRLQRFAEIRRSFGRGGEGGSEAKS